A portion of the Bacillus thuringiensis genome contains these proteins:
- the cwlD gene encoding N-acetylmuramoyl-L-alanine amidase CwlD, with protein sequence MKRIRIISFALAAVVLFFLVKQEFQITKSWRAWNLPLSGKVIVLDAGHGGPDGGAVGGKDIIEKDITLEITKKVQDYLQEQGALVILTREGDYDLANKDTKSYSRRKAEDLKKRVEIINKPDIDFFASIHLNALTSSGSKGAQTFYYRSSIENERAAKFIQAELRTSLENTNRSAKTISHVYLLKYAKTPGALIEAGFLSNVNERYMLNSEKYQQKVAAAIYRGILRYFTEKGNPPE encoded by the coding sequence ATGAAGAGAATTCGAATTATCTCTTTTGCACTCGCTGCGGTTGTATTGTTTTTTTTAGTCAAACAAGAATTTCAAATTACAAAATCGTGGCGAGCTTGGAATTTACCCTTATCAGGGAAAGTAATCGTATTAGATGCTGGGCATGGTGGACCAGATGGAGGGGCTGTTGGTGGAAAGGATATTATAGAAAAGGATATTACACTTGAAATTACAAAAAAGGTACAAGACTATTTACAAGAACAAGGTGCACTAGTTATTTTAACGCGTGAGGGAGATTATGATTTAGCTAACAAAGATACAAAGTCATATAGTAGACGTAAAGCAGAGGATTTAAAAAAACGTGTAGAAATCATCAATAAACCGGATATAGACTTTTTTGCAAGCATTCATTTAAATGCTTTAACTAGTAGTGGATCGAAAGGCGCACAAACATTCTACTATCGCTCTTCAATTGAAAATGAACGTGCTGCGAAATTTATACAGGCTGAATTGAGAACGAGTTTAGAAAATACGAATCGTTCTGCTAAAACGATCTCTCACGTATACTTATTGAAGTATGCGAAAACACCAGGTGCTTTAATTGAAGCCGGCTTTTTATCGAATGTGAACGAAAGGTATATGTTAAATTCGGAGAAATATCAACAGAAGGTAGCAGCTGCAATATACCGTGGTATATTGCGTTATTTCACGGAAAAAGGAAATCCTCCAGAATAA
- a CDS encoding Mrp/NBP35 family ATP-binding protein has protein sequence MVTKEQVVEALEGVVDPFLHKTLKETSAIKEVTVKPEKEHVSVKIAIVKTGTAEQMQLQSGIVKLVKELGAATVGLRFAEFTEEELAQFVPEQEEEQSESLLSPNSKTTFLAVASGKGGVGKSTVSVNLAVALARLGKKVGIIDADIYGFSVPDMMGIEKRPIVRGDKIIPVERLGVKVISMGFFVEDNAPVIWRGPMLGKMLNHFFTEVEWGDLDYLVLDLPPGTGDIALDVHSMLPSCKEIIVTTPHPTAAFVAARAGAMALRTEHSILGVVENMAYFESKVTGEKEYVFGRGGGDKLAAELQTNVLGRIPLQQPDWNKEDFAPSVYEDTHTTGIIYSKIAETVIDKTAVTQK, from the coding sequence ATGGTAACGAAAGAACAAGTGGTTGAAGCGTTAGAAGGAGTTGTAGATCCGTTTTTACATAAAACATTAAAAGAAACAAGTGCAATTAAAGAGGTAACAGTCAAGCCTGAGAAGGAACATGTGAGTGTTAAAATTGCAATTGTAAAAACTGGTACAGCGGAACAAATGCAGTTGCAGTCTGGAATTGTAAAGTTAGTAAAAGAACTTGGGGCAGCAACAGTTGGACTTCGTTTTGCAGAATTTACAGAAGAGGAATTAGCTCAGTTTGTACCAGAACAAGAAGAAGAGCAAAGTGAATCTTTATTGTCACCAAATTCAAAAACGACATTCTTAGCAGTGGCAAGTGGAAAAGGTGGCGTGGGAAAATCAACCGTTTCCGTTAACCTTGCGGTTGCTTTAGCTCGTTTAGGAAAAAAAGTTGGTATTATTGATGCGGACATTTACGGTTTTAGTGTGCCAGACATGATGGGGATAGAAAAACGTCCTATCGTAAGAGGTGACAAGATAATTCCGGTGGAACGTTTAGGTGTAAAGGTAATTTCAATGGGCTTCTTTGTAGAGGATAATGCACCAGTTATTTGGAGAGGACCTATGCTTGGGAAAATGTTAAACCACTTCTTCACAGAAGTAGAATGGGGCGATTTAGATTATTTAGTATTAGATTTGCCACCAGGCACAGGTGATATTGCGTTAGATGTGCACTCAATGTTGCCATCTTGCAAAGAGATTATTGTAACGACGCCGCATCCAACAGCTGCGTTTGTAGCAGCGCGTGCTGGAGCGATGGCATTACGCACTGAACATAGTATTCTCGGTGTTGTTGAGAATATGGCATATTTTGAAAGTAAGGTAACTGGTGAGAAAGAATATGTATTTGGAAGAGGCGGGGGAGATAAGTTAGCTGCCGAATTGCAAACGAATGTTCTTGGCCGTATTCCGCTACAACAACCTGATTGGAATAAAGAAGACTTTGCTCCTTCAGTATACGAAGATACACATACAACCGGCATTATTTATAGTAAGATAGCTGAAACAGTAATTGATAAAACAGCTGTTACACAAAAATAA
- the gerD gene encoding spore germination lipoprotein GerD: MKRILFIFVSSFLLIALVACAQGKETKSELDYDQTKKMIVDILKTDQGKKAIQDVLTDEKMKQALILDETVVKKTIEDAMVSDKGQQFWEKLFKDPEFSSKFAKSMGKEQTQLMKTLLKDPEYQAGVIEIMKNPEVEKMMLQTMKSKEYRQYLQQVLTETAESPLFQAKMIDIISKGVQKAEKGGSDKKEAGGDGGSQGEKKEEQ; this comes from the coding sequence ATGAAACGGATACTATTCATTTTCGTTTCTTCTTTTCTACTTATCGCACTTGTAGCATGCGCACAAGGAAAAGAAACGAAATCCGAACTAGATTACGATCAAACAAAGAAGATGATTGTTGATATTTTAAAAACAGATCAAGGTAAGAAAGCTATTCAAGATGTATTAACTGATGAAAAAATGAAACAAGCACTCATACTAGATGAAACAGTAGTAAAGAAAACGATTGAAGATGCCATGGTATCCGATAAAGGGCAACAATTCTGGGAAAAGCTCTTTAAAGACCCTGAGTTCTCATCAAAGTTTGCTAAAAGTATGGGGAAAGAACAAACCCAATTAATGAAAACCTTATTAAAAGACCCTGAATACCAAGCAGGCGTTATAGAAATTATGAAAAATCCTGAAGTAGAAAAAATGATGTTACAAACAATGAAGAGTAAAGAATACCGTCAATATCTACAACAAGTACTAACAGAAACTGCTGAAAGTCCACTCTTCCAAGCCAAGATGATCGATATCATTAGTAAAGGTGTACAAAAAGCTGAAAAAGGCGGATCTGATAAGAAAGAAGCAGGCGGTGACGGTGGTTCTCAAGGCGAGAAGAAGGAAGAACAGTAA
- the kbaA gene encoding KinB signaling pathway activation protein KbaA, translated as MNSRKWVRLFLTTLFLGGISTVIIGFVLEWDRYNKFFQNFDGKEILAVSFWLMGVGFIFSVISQMGFFAYLTIHRFGLGMFRSSSLWNAVQLFFIAFVLFDFVYLRSVLIANGEISLGNNILVAGILFVFGAIVAYVKSKETNKKAFVPALFFMVVVTILEWVPALRINDTDWLYLMVIPLLLCNAYQLLVLHRLIGKTSKSA; from the coding sequence GTGAATAGCCGCAAGTGGGTACGACTATTTTTAACGACGTTGTTTCTTGGTGGGATTAGCACAGTTATTATTGGTTTTGTTTTGGAGTGGGACAGGTATAATAAATTTTTTCAAAATTTCGACGGCAAGGAGATTTTAGCGGTATCTTTCTGGCTGATGGGTGTAGGATTTATTTTTAGCGTTATAAGTCAAATGGGCTTCTTTGCGTATTTAACAATCCATCGTTTTGGACTAGGGATGTTTCGCTCATCGTCTTTATGGAATGCAGTCCAGCTCTTCTTTATTGCATTCGTATTATTTGATTTTGTGTATTTAAGGTCTGTACTTATTGCAAATGGGGAAATCTCATTGGGGAATAACATACTTGTTGCTGGAATATTATTTGTGTTTGGAGCAATTGTTGCTTATGTAAAAAGTAAAGAAACAAATAAAAAAGCATTTGTGCCAGCTCTGTTCTTTATGGTTGTTGTAACGATTCTTGAATGGGTACCGGCGCTTCGGATTAATGATACAGATTGGTTATATTTAATGGTTATACCGCTATTGTTATGTAATGCATATCAATTACTTGTATTACATCGTTTAATCGGAAAAACGAGTAAATCTGCTTAA
- the pdaB gene encoding polysaccharide deacetylase family sporulation protein PdaB produces MFFFFITSKRTFKHISLIVILSLFTAWLLFLKTYSHESAFSTATGPKVIYKGDTAKKQVAFTFDISWGDKKAIPILDTLKEREIKNATFFLSAAWAERHPDIVERIMKDGHEIGSMGYNYTSYTSLETNEIRRDLLRAQDVFTKLGVKQVKLLRPPSGEFNKATLKIAESLGYTVVHWSNNSNDWKNPGVNNIVSTVSNNLKGGDIVLLHASDSALQTNRALPLLLQKLKSDGYEQIPVSQLISNTSTKSEDVK; encoded by the coding sequence ATGTTTTTCTTTTTTATTACGAGTAAGAGAACTTTTAAACACATTAGCTTAATAGTGATACTTTCCTTATTTACAGCATGGCTACTCTTTTTAAAAACATATTCACATGAATCTGCTTTTTCAACTGCTACAGGTCCTAAAGTAATTTACAAAGGAGATACCGCTAAAAAGCAAGTTGCATTTACATTCGATATTAGTTGGGGAGACAAAAAAGCAATTCCAATCCTTGATACCCTTAAAGAAAGAGAAATTAAGAATGCAACCTTCTTCCTTTCTGCTGCATGGGCCGAAAGACACCCCGATATTGTAGAGCGCATCATGAAAGATGGACACGAAATCGGTAGTATGGGTTACAATTACACATCCTATACTTCTCTAGAGACAAATGAAATAAGACGAGACCTTTTACGAGCACAAGATGTTTTTACAAAACTTGGTGTAAAACAAGTTAAGCTGTTACGTCCACCTAGTGGCGAATTCAACAAGGCAACCCTTAAAATTGCAGAATCACTTGGATACACCGTCGTGCATTGGAGTAACAATTCAAACGATTGGAAAAACCCAGGTGTAAATAACATCGTTTCCACCGTCTCTAATAATTTGAAAGGTGGAGATATCGTCTTATTACACGCATCCGATTCTGCCCTTCAAACAAATAGAGCTTTACCGCTGCTCCTGCAAAAATTAAAAAGTGATGGATATGAGCAAATACCCGTATCACAACTTATTTCCAACACAAGTACAAAAAGTGAAGATGTGAAATAA
- a CDS encoding glycerate kinase, with protein MKVVIASDSYKESLKAIEVCEAIERGFRAIFPNAKYVKIPIGDGGEGTVESLVDATGGRIISISVTGPLRESVQAFYGVSKDKKTAFIEMAAASGLQHVPVEKRNPLITTTKGTGELILHALNQGAEYIILGLGGSATNDGGAGMLAALGVRFINDKGEVIDPSGGTLHSIVAIDFSQMDPRLKGVKIEAACDVDNPLVGMQGASFVFGRQKGANVEMMKELDENLKHYANILKRYVSSDVSEIPGAGAAGGMGAAVISVLKGDLRRGIEIVLDYTNFDKHIEDADLIITGEGRIDEQTAYGKAPVGVAGRAKRFSVPVIAIGGSVSSDYSAVYEKGIDAVFSITTRPMTLEEAYRVAEENIEMTTKNIATVWKIASEKHF; from the coding sequence GTGAAAGTTGTTATTGCATCTGATTCATATAAAGAAAGCCTAAAAGCTATAGAAGTATGTGAAGCTATTGAAAGAGGTTTTAGAGCAATTTTTCCTAATGCAAAGTATGTGAAAATACCAATTGGAGATGGAGGAGAAGGGACGGTTGAATCGCTTGTTGATGCTACAGGGGGGAGAATTATATCAATTAGTGTGACAGGACCGCTTAGAGAAAGTGTACAAGCTTTTTATGGCGTGTCTAAAGATAAAAAGACAGCGTTTATTGAAATGGCAGCAGCATCAGGATTACAGCACGTTCCAGTTGAAAAGCGAAACCCACTTATTACAACGACAAAAGGAACAGGAGAACTTATATTACATGCGCTAAATCAAGGGGCGGAGTACATAATTTTAGGACTTGGAGGAAGTGCTACAAACGATGGTGGGGCAGGCATGTTAGCAGCTTTAGGAGTAAGATTTATAAATGACAAGGGTGAAGTAATAGATCCATCTGGAGGTACGTTACATTCGATTGTTGCTATTGATTTTTCACAAATGGACCCACGCTTAAAGGGGGTAAAGATAGAAGCGGCATGTGATGTGGATAATCCATTAGTCGGAATGCAGGGAGCATCTTTCGTATTTGGGAGACAAAAGGGTGCGAATGTAGAGATGATGAAAGAGCTAGATGAGAATTTAAAACATTATGCGAATATCCTTAAAAGATATGTATCTTCTGATGTATCTGAAATACCTGGTGCAGGGGCAGCAGGAGGAATGGGAGCGGCTGTTATTTCAGTGCTAAAGGGAGACTTGCGAAGGGGCATTGAAATTGTATTGGATTATACAAATTTCGATAAACATATAGAAGATGCAGATCTCATTATAACTGGTGAAGGTAGAATAGATGAACAAACTGCATATGGGAAGGCTCCTGTTGGTGTTGCGGGGCGTGCGAAACGTTTTTCTGTGCCTGTAATTGCTATTGGAGGGTCTGTATCATCTGATTATTCAGCCGTGTACGAGAAAGGAATAGATGCGGTATTTAGTATTACAACGAGACCGATGACACTAGAAGAAGCATATAGAGTAGCAGAAGAAAATATTGAAATGACAACGAAGAATATTGCAACAGTATGGAAAATAGCGTCAGAAAAACACTTCTAA
- the rocF gene encoding arginase encodes MKKEISVIGVPMDLGQMRRGVDMGPSAIRYAGVIERIEEIGYNVKDMGDIRIEREKEIDENTKLRNLTQVATVCNELASKVDHIIEEGRFPLVLGGDHSIAIGTLAGVAKHYKNLGVIWYDAHGDLNTEETSPSGNIHGMSLAASLGYGHSSLVDLYGAYPKVKKENVVIIGARALDEGEKDFIRNEGIKVFSMHEIDRMGMTAVMEETIAYLSHTDGVHLSLDLDGLDPHDAPGVGTPVIGGLSYRESHLAMEMLAEADIITSAEFVEVNTILDERNRTATTAVALMGSLFGEKLK; translated from the coding sequence ATGAAAAAAGAAATCTCAGTTATTGGAGTTCCAATGGATTTAGGGCAGATGCGTCGTGGCGTTGATATGGGACCGAGCGCAATCCGTTATGCAGGGGTAATTGAAAGAATTGAAGAAATTGGATATAACGTTAAAGATATGGGAGATATACGTATAGAGAGAGAAAAAGAGATAGATGAAAATACAAAATTAAGAAACCTTACACAAGTTGCAACTGTATGTAATGAATTAGCAAGTAAGGTGGATCATATTATAGAAGAAGGTCGTTTTCCACTTGTATTAGGTGGTGACCATAGTATTGCTATCGGTACATTAGCTGGTGTAGCAAAACATTATAAAAACTTAGGTGTTATTTGGTATGATGCACACGGTGATTTAAATACAGAGGAAACTTCACCATCTGGAAATATTCACGGTATGTCACTTGCAGCAAGTTTAGGTTATGGACATTCTTCACTTGTAGATTTATATGGAGCATATCCAAAGGTGAAAAAAGAGAATGTCGTAATTATCGGTGCGCGTGCATTGGATGAAGGAGAAAAAGATTTCATTCGCAATGAAGGTATTAAAGTGTTCTCAATGCATGAAATTGATCGTATGGGGATGACGGCTGTTATGGAAGAAACAATCGCATATTTATCTCATACTGATGGTGTACACTTATCATTAGATTTAGATGGTCTTGATCCTCATGATGCACCAGGTGTTGGGACGCCTGTAATTGGTGGTCTATCTTATCGTGAAAGCCACTTGGCGATGGAAATGTTGGCAGAAGCGGATATTATCACATCTGCTGAATTTGTTGAGGTAAATACGATTTTAGATGAGAGAAATAGAACGGCAACAACAGCAGTTGCTTTAATGGGTTCTTTATTCGGTGAAAAACTAAAATAA
- the cdaA gene encoding diadenylate cyclase CdaA produces MPFEDTTILKYLSTVLDIAVVWFIIYKLILIIRGTKAVQLLKGITVIIVVRMISIFLELHTLYWLTEQVLTWGFLAVIIIFQPELRRALEQLGRGSLFSRVGTHEDDEPEMVATAIAKATEYMGKRRIGALITLSKETGMGDYVETGIPLNANVSSELLINIFIPNTPLHDGAVIMQGSTIKAAACYLPLSESPFISKELGTRHRAAMGVSEVTDSITVVVSEETGQISLTKNGKLHRDLKTEQLKDMLLAEFSGNEKTTSSSLWNWRRKRHG; encoded by the coding sequence ATGCCTTTTGAAGATACGACCATTTTGAAATATCTTAGTACGGTATTAGATATTGCCGTTGTATGGTTTATTATATATAAGCTAATTCTCATAATCCGAGGGACGAAGGCTGTTCAACTTTTAAAAGGGATTACAGTTATTATTGTCGTTCGGATGATCAGTATTTTCCTTGAATTGCATACGCTATATTGGCTAACTGAACAAGTATTAACGTGGGGATTTTTAGCCGTTATTATTATCTTTCAGCCAGAATTACGAAGAGCACTTGAGCAGCTAGGACGCGGGAGTTTATTTTCGCGTGTTGGAACTCATGAGGATGATGAACCTGAGATGGTTGCAACAGCGATAGCAAAAGCAACCGAATATATGGGAAAACGTAGAATTGGTGCATTAATTACTTTGTCAAAAGAGACCGGTATGGGTGATTATGTGGAAACGGGTATTCCGCTGAATGCAAACGTATCATCGGAACTACTTATTAATATTTTTATTCCAAATACACCTCTTCATGACGGAGCAGTAATTATGCAAGGAAGTACAATTAAAGCAGCAGCATGCTATCTTCCATTATCAGAAAGTCCGTTTATTTCTAAAGAATTAGGAACTAGACATCGTGCTGCAATGGGAGTTAGTGAAGTCACTGATAGTATTACAGTAGTTGTGTCGGAAGAAACTGGTCAAATTTCTTTAACGAAAAATGGCAAGTTGCATCGTGACTTGAAGACAGAACAGCTGAAGGATATGTTATTAGCTGAATTTAGTGGAAACGAAAAAACGACTTCTTCGTCTTTATGGAATTGGAGGAGAAAGCGTCATGGATAA
- a CDS encoding YbbR-like domain-containing protein: MDKLMENHWFLKGISLLLACMLFMSATLTEKNTTSGIVPFANDAKETLTNYGIKVKYDEEKYIVSGIPSEGVKVKLEGPKAAVATAKAKKQFDITIDLRDSAKGTYEVSLKTNGLPDDVKGTVQPSTIKVTLHEKARKYVHVDLKLSNEDQMPAGATLEKSNLKPDTVEVVGTKEEIESISSAKAYVDLKGVNKTVTKTPEVTLYNKEGKRLNVRTSPSKISVTLNVATQTTANNTEKTVPITYTKKGSLAEGLAITNISVEPKEVTIAGPKDILDNIQSIEGVEVDLSQLTESTTFDASVLLPKGVTSAKPNQVKVSVGVQKTKQTKTKTIDGIPIQKNGLSKDVTAQLLSPQDGKISVDISGEASIVDKITAAQITAVINLQNISPGTKDISIQVSGPGNISIESKQKNAKVTIVKKEKPDKEVQGNGQEPDSNTNQENQTEKPKNPEPNPEKEQENNQNQNQDKDKETSQEPTVDNHNQKEQEKGANHNG, encoded by the coding sequence ATGGATAAGTTAATGGAGAATCATTGGTTTTTAAAAGGGATCTCATTACTATTGGCGTGTATGCTTTTTATGTCAGCGACGTTAACTGAAAAAAATACGACATCAGGTATAGTACCTTTCGCGAATGATGCGAAAGAAACATTAACTAATTATGGTATTAAGGTTAAGTATGATGAAGAGAAATATATTGTAAGTGGTATTCCGTCAGAGGGCGTTAAAGTGAAGTTAGAGGGCCCAAAGGCAGCAGTTGCTACAGCAAAAGCAAAAAAACAATTTGACATAACAATTGATTTGCGAGATAGTGCAAAAGGAACTTATGAAGTTTCTTTAAAAACGAACGGGCTTCCAGATGATGTGAAAGGAACAGTTCAGCCATCAACAATTAAAGTTACTCTTCATGAAAAGGCGAGAAAATATGTTCATGTAGATTTGAAATTATCAAATGAGGATCAGATGCCAGCGGGAGCTACTCTCGAAAAATCAAACCTTAAACCGGATACTGTTGAGGTAGTTGGGACGAAAGAAGAAATTGAAAGTATTTCATCTGCCAAAGCGTATGTTGATTTAAAAGGTGTTAATAAAACTGTTACAAAAACGCCCGAAGTTACATTATACAATAAAGAAGGAAAACGTTTAAATGTAAGAACAAGTCCATCTAAGATTAGTGTAACGTTGAATGTGGCAACGCAAACTACAGCCAATAATACTGAAAAAACTGTTCCTATAACATACACGAAAAAGGGGAGTTTAGCAGAAGGATTGGCAATTACAAATATTAGTGTTGAGCCAAAAGAAGTAACGATAGCAGGTCCAAAAGATATTTTGGATAATATACAATCGATAGAGGGGGTCGAAGTAGATCTTAGTCAATTGACAGAGTCTACAACATTCGATGCCTCTGTTTTATTACCCAAGGGTGTAACAAGCGCAAAACCGAATCAAGTGAAAGTTTCGGTGGGAGTGCAAAAAACAAAACAAACGAAAACAAAAACGATTGATGGTATCCCAATCCAAAAAAATGGACTTTCTAAAGATGTTACTGCTCAGTTACTTTCGCCGCAAGATGGAAAGATAAGTGTTGATATTTCAGGAGAAGCAAGTATAGTAGATAAAATAACAGCTGCTCAAATAACAGCGGTAATTAATTTGCAAAATATATCTCCAGGGACGAAAGATATTTCCATTCAAGTGAGTGGTCCTGGTAATATTTCAATAGAGTCAAAGCAAAAAAATGCTAAAGTTACTATTGTGAAAAAAGAAAAACCAGATAAAGAAGTACAGGGTAACGGTCAAGAACCGGATTCAAACACCAATCAAGAAAATCAAACTGAGAAACCAAAAAATCCTGAACCTAATCCAGAAAAGGAACAGGAAAATAATCAAAACCAAAATCAAGATAAAGATAAAGAAACTAGTCAAGAACCAACAGTAGATAACCATAATCAAAAAGAGCAAGAAAAAGGAGCGAATCATAATGGGTAA
- the glmM gene encoding phosphoglucosamine mutase: MGKYFGTDGVRGVANKELTPELAFKIGRFGGYVLTKDTDRPKVIIGRDTRVSGHMLEGALVAGLLSTGAEVMRLGVISTPGVAYLTKALDAQAGVMISASHNPVQDNGIKFFGSDGFKLTDEQEAEIEALLDKEVDELPRPTGTNLGQVSDYFEGGQKYLQYIKQTVEEDFSGLHIALDCAHGATSSLAPYLFADLEADISTMGTSPNGMNINEGVGSTHPEVLAELVKEKGADIGLAFDGDGDRLIAVDEKGNIVDGDQIMFICAKYMKETGQLKHNTVVSTVMSNLGFYKALEANNITSDKTAVGDRYVMEEMKRGGYNLGGEQSGHIILLDYITTGDGMLSALQLVNIMKMTKKPLSELAGEMTKFPQLLVNVRVTDKKLALENEKIKEIIRVVEEEMNGDGRILVRPSGTEPLIRVMAEAPTQEVCDAYVHRIVEVVKAEVGAE; this comes from the coding sequence ATGGGTAAATATTTTGGTACAGATGGAGTACGCGGAGTTGCAAATAAGGAGTTAACACCTGAATTAGCTTTCAAAATTGGGCGTTTTGGCGGTTATGTATTAACAAAAGATACAGATCGTCCAAAAGTAATTATCGGTCGTGATACACGTGTATCTGGCCATATGTTAGAAGGAGCTTTAGTAGCAGGTCTATTATCAACTGGAGCAGAAGTAATGCGCCTTGGCGTTATTTCTACACCGGGCGTTGCTTATTTAACAAAAGCACTAGACGCACAAGCGGGTGTTATGATTTCTGCATCTCATAATCCAGTACAAGATAACGGTATTAAATTCTTTGGTTCAGACGGTTTTAAATTAACAGATGAGCAAGAAGCTGAAATTGAAGCTTTATTAGACAAAGAAGTTGATGAACTACCACGTCCAACAGGTACTAATCTTGGACAAGTGAGCGATTACTTTGAAGGTGGACAAAAATATTTACAGTACATTAAACAAACTGTTGAAGAAGATTTCTCTGGTCTACATATCGCTTTAGATTGTGCACATGGTGCAACTTCTTCTCTAGCTCCATACTTATTTGCAGACCTAGAAGCTGACATTTCAACAATGGGAACTTCACCGAACGGTATGAATATTAACGAAGGTGTAGGATCTACACATCCAGAAGTATTAGCTGAATTGGTAAAAGAAAAAGGTGCGGATATCGGACTTGCTTTTGATGGCGATGGCGACCGTTTAATTGCTGTAGACGAAAAAGGAAACATCGTTGACGGTGATCAAATTATGTTTATTTGTGCGAAGTACATGAAAGAAACTGGTCAATTAAAACATAATACAGTTGTTTCAACTGTTATGAGTAACTTAGGTTTCTACAAAGCACTTGAAGCAAACAATATTACAAGTGATAAAACAGCAGTTGGTGACCGCTATGTAATGGAAGAGATGAAACGCGGTGGTTACAACTTAGGTGGAGAACAATCAGGCCATATTATCTTACTTGATTACATTACAACTGGTGACGGAATGTTAAGTGCACTTCAACTTGTAAACATCATGAAAATGACGAAAAAACCATTATCTGAGCTTGCAGGAGAAATGACGAAATTCCCACAATTGCTAGTAAACGTTCGTGTAACAGATAAAAAATTAGCATTAGAAAATGAAAAAATTAAAGAAATTATTCGTGTTGTAGAGGAAGAAATGAACGGTGATGGCCGTATTCTTGTTCGTCCATCTGGAACAGAGCCACTTATTCGTGTAATGGCAGAAGCACCAACACAAGAAGTTTGTGATGCATATGTACATCGCATTGTAGAAGTTGTGAAAGCCGAAGTTGGCGCTGAGTAA